The Clostridium beijerinckii genomic sequence TATCTGGATTTATAGCTGCACCAAAACTTAAACCTCCTGCTGGGATTCCACCAATTGGGCCAGATTCAATAGTTAATCTCATTGTATCTCCTATTCCTTCTTCATTGGCAACCATTGAAATTCCCTCCGGCATACCTATACCAAGATTAGTTACTGCATTTGGTATAAGTTCCATTGCACAACGCCTTGCTATTATTTTTCTCTCATCCATTGAAAGACATTCGATAGAATCTACTGGCATTCTTATTTCTCCACTATAGGCTGGATTAAATGCTTCAGCAAATGTCTGCATATGGTCTTCACTGTTAGCTACAACTATAGCATCTACAAGTATTCCAGGGATTTTTACAAGCTTTGGATCTAAAGTTCCCTTAGAGACTATTTTCTCAACCTGAAGAATTACTTTTCCACCAGAATTTTTTGCTGCCTGTGCCATAGCTAAACCATCTAGTGTTGCTGCTTCCTTCTGAAGAGTTGCATTTCCATCTTCATCTGCATATGTTGCTCTTAATATAGCTACATCTATAGGAAAAGCTTTGTAGTAGAGATATTCTTTATTATCAATTTCGATAACCTTTACAATATCCTCTGTTGTACATTCATTTAATTTTCCTCCCTCAACTCTTGGATCTACGAAAGTCTTTAAACCAACATGAGTAATTGTACCTGGTTTACCTGCCGCAATATCTCTATAAAGACTAGATATTACTCCTTGTGGAAGATTATAAGCCTTTATTTTATTTTCAATTGCGAGTTTTTGGATCTTAGGAGCTAATCCCCAATGTCCACCTATTACCTTTGAAAGAAGGCCTTCTTGTCCTAAATGATTCAAACCTTTTTCTTTACCATCTCCTTGTCCCGCTGCATAAACAAGAGTTAAATTATTAGGGGCACCTTGTTCTAAGTATATTTCCTTAAGTTTCTTAGAAACCCCTTCTGCATGCCCAGCACCTATAAATCCACCAAATGCAACTGTGTCTCCACTTTTGATTAAGGCGATTGCTTGTTCTACCGACATTATCTTGTTCATCTTTACTCCTCCTTTTCACACTTTTATATACTCCATAAAGCAAGAGTGTAATATTTTATTTATAATTCCTTTTACACTTATTTATATAAGCAATATCCGTGCCAAGATTTCGAGCATGTATTCAACGTAAAACTGCGCTTTTCTATAAGCAATTTCATAAAAAATTCTTAATAATAGAAAGTTTTTGTTCGTTATTCCGTACAATTTCTTAAGTAAACATTTACATTGTGTGCGATTTTCCGTACAATTATTTTTCATAAAAAACATAGTTGTTCGTAAGAACGAACAACTATGTCTGTATTTTATATTTTTCTATTTTCTCATATAAACTAGTACGCCCTATATCAAGAATTTTTGCCGCCTTACTTTTATTACCATCCGCAGCCCTAAGGGCAAGAATAATAGCATTTTTTTCACTTTCCGCGAGAATATCTTGAAGCTTCTTAGTAACCATTGAAACCTTTTTCCCTGTGATCTCTTTCGGTAAATCTTTCACTTGAATAATCTCACTATTCTCCATAATGTTTATAGCCCGCTCTAATATATTTTCTAATTCCCTTACATTACCCTTCCATTCATAGGTTTTAAGATATTGTTCAGCCTCCTTAGAGATTCCTCTAACCTTCTTATCTAAATCAACTGAAAGCTTTTTTATTAAATGATTAGAAATAAGTATTATATCATTTCCTCTTTCTCTTAAAGGTGGAATTTCAATTGTTACGACATTAAGTCTATAATATAAATCTTCACGAAACTTACCTTCTTCAACTAATCTTTCAAGATTTCTATTTGTTGCAGCAATTATTCTAATATTAATCTTTTTACTAGCTACGCCACCAACCTTTTCAACTTCTCTTTCTTGAATAACTCTTAATAGCTTTACCTGCATATGGAGAGGCATATCTCCAATCTCATCTAGAAATATAGTACCTTCATTTGCAATCTCGAATTTTCCTATCTTACCTTCTTTTTTGGCACCTGTAAAAGCTCCTGCTTCGTAGCCAAATAATTCTGATTCAAGTAAATCACTTGGAATTGCTGCACAATTAACTTTAACAAATGGCCCTTCATGTCTATTACTTTCCGAATGTATTGCATGTGCAAAGATTTCTTTACCTGTCCCGCTTTCCCCTAAAATTAGAACATTTGAATTTGTATGAGCTGCTTTTTCAACTATGGCTTTAGCCATAACAATAGGTTCACTCTCACCTATAATATTTTCAAGCGAATAATTTGCTTTATTGAATTCTCTAAACCTTGATTTATAAGTAGCTAATTCCTTTTCTATAACGCTTATTCGTTTATAAAGGCTATTTAATTCTTTTACATTTCTAAATAAGACCTTACCCACTACCCCAATAATTTCTCCATTTTTTACTATTGGTATTCTTGAGGCTATCATATAGCTTCCTTTTATCTTATGAAGTTGTGCTACTTCTTCTTTTCCAGTTTCTAATACTATTGGCATTCTAGTATTTTCTATCACTTCATTTACATGCCTGCCGATAGCATCCTCCCTCTTAATCCCTAAAAATTCTGTATAGGCATTACTGATCATAGTAACTATCCCCTGCTTATCAATGATAATCATTCCATCATAAGCGGTTTCAATTACAGTATTTAGTATTTCTTTGCTATCCCTCTCTTCCTCAAGCTTATGAATTAACTGACTATAATTTGTTACATTACTAAAAATCAGCATTGATCCTTGTGTATTAGTATTTTCTCCAAAAGGTATGATACTCAAAATTAAATTCAATTCATTAACTACTATTGGCCTTTTAATTTCCTCTTTTTTAGTTGACAGAAAGTATTCTATATCTGGATCTGGCATTATTTCATTAATATTCTTGCCTAAACCACCTTTACTATCTATATCAAAAAGAATACTAGCTGCTTCATTAATAAAAAATATTTTGCTGTTACTATCAACTGCAATTATTGCATTAAACATATTATCTAATATTACTTCAAGGTTACTAATATAATTTTTGAATAATGGTTTGTTGTTCATGTAACACCTTCTCTCTTAAATCTTATTTTTAAGTATTTTACTAAAGATTCCAAGTAAATACAAGGATTAAGTAATTATTTTAGAATATAATTAAATATAAATATTTTATAAGCATTTAGAAGGGACTGATTGAAATAAAAAGGGTAACTTCATCTTATTATTCCCCTAATATAGCTAAATATAGAATAGTAGGATATATACATGGTATTACCACTAATGTAAATCCAAACAAATTGACCCATATTAATTATGCTTTTGGAAGTATTATGAACAGTTCAATTTTCATTCCTGATGCTCAAAATTTAATGAATTTGGTATCATTAAAATCTCAAAATCCTAAATTAGCAGTTATCCTTTCAATAGGTGGCTGGGGAGCTGAAGGTTTTTCCGATGCAGCCTATTCAGAGTCATCACGGAATAGTTTTGCAAATAGCTGTCTGGATATCGTAAATAACTATGGTATAGATGGAATAGACCTTGATTGGGAATATCCTGTTAGCGGCTCTTGTAACCTAATTAAATGTACTCCTAAAGATAAAGGAAATTTCACGCTTTTACTTAAATCTATACGTAACAAAATTGGAACGAATAAAATACTCAGTATTGCAGCTGGAGCAGATAAATTTTACATTAATAATGTTGAAATTAATGAAATAGTAAATATCTGCGATTATATAAATTTAATGACTTATGACTTTGGTTATAATGCTCATAATGCAAATCTTTATCCAACTTCTTCCCCCTATGGATCAGGTTTTAGCTGTGATGAGTCAGTAAACATATTTTTGCGGGCAGGTGTTCCAGCTATGAAAATTAATTTAGGCATTCCTTTTTATGGGTATTATGGTCATGAATATCTTTCATATGGAAATCTACTTGAAAATTATATAAATAAAAATGGTTGGACTAGATACTGGGATTATGAAGCAAAAGCTGCTTATTTAAAAAATTATGATTCATTTATTACTTATGAGGATGAAGAATCAATTGACTATAAAGTTAAATATATAAAATCAAAAGGCCTCGGTGGCGCAATGTTTTGGGAATATAATCAAGATTACAATGATATTCTTCTAAATAAATTATGGACAGGTTTAAACGAATAATATTACATGCATAAAAAATAAAAATAGGATGTTACTTAATTCATCCTATTCTTATAAATATATATATTTTTTTAATACCATTTTATTGAATTTAATTTTTGAAATACTAATTTAATTAATTTAGTCATTATCATTTTAAACACTATCTAATAAAGTTAGTAAATATTTTCTCTTCACCTTTACTTTCTTCTACATTAGCTTTCCCAGAATCAGCAAGTTTTAATAACCATGCCATGTTCTTTCCTAAAACTCTCATTATCTGCATTCCTTCTTCATCCTGAACTGCTTCTCCTGGTGCTGTACCGTGAACTACGTTCCAATAGTTTGATGTTGGCATTAACATCTCAGAATAATTAAGATAATTATTTAACTGAGTAAATGTTGGAACTCCACCAGACCTTCTAACTGCGACAACACTTGCACCTACTTTGTGTCTAAGCATGCCATTATTTACAGATGTAACATAAAACGCACGATCTAAAAATGATTTCATAGTTCCTGCTATGGCAGAATAATGCACTGGAGAGCCTAGAATGATTCCATCAGCTTCTTTCATCTTTTGAATCCAATCGTTAACTTCATCATTCTGCATAACACACTTTTCGTTCATATTTCTGGCACATCCGCCACAAGCCATACATCCACGTATAACCTTATTTCCAACATGAACTATTTCTACATCTATATTCTCTTTCTTTAATTCTTCTGCTACAGCTTTTATTGCCTCGTAAGTATTTCCATTCTTTTTAGGACTCCCATTAAAAGCAACTACTTTCATAATACATACCTCCATAATATTAAGATCATGATGTGATTATATAACTCAGTAATGTAAGTAACAAGTACGCACTTTTTAGTTAGACAACTTACTTTTTGGTAAGAATTATTGAATAACCTACATGTAAGGTCATAATAAATTTTTCATAAAACAATGATATCCTTATTATAATTCGCAATATATAACTTATTCTAATAGTCATGGGAAAATAGCCATTATCCCATACAATCTTCCAAGATTATTAATAACATACATTTTACTTAATTGATTTGATATTATAAGATAGGTTGTTTATACTAATATCTAGTAACATTTATAAATATTAAAAAATGAAAGCGGGTAACTAAATGGTAAATTATAACGGAAGAAGTTATGTGTGCTTATTAGATTTTGCAATGGATTTTATAAGAGGAAAATGGAAGGCAGTTTTATTATGTCATTTATATAATGAACCAAAAAGATTCCTAGAACTTCAACGAATGACTGAAGGAATAAGTCAAAAAGTGTTAAATGAAAAACTTAAAGAATTAGAAAATGATGAACTTGTATGTAAAAAGGTTTATGCAGAAATTCCACCAAAAGTTGAATACTCCCTCACTAATAAAGGAAAAGAGCTTACTAGTATTATTAAGCAAATTGAGTCTTGGTCGGTTAAACACTACCCTGAATTAGATAATAAATGTGTTTAATTCTATTACTTTTCTATAATTAAAATAAAGAAGAACCTTCTCCTTTATAGCTGATTCTTCTTTATTCTTTAAATGCATCAGTCTTGTCTTTTTACTAATTATTTTATTGCATAATTTATTTCAATGCCCTTCCTCTGTCTCATCTACTATTATACTTTTTTATGTCTTTAAATATGTTACTACTTGTTAGTATTATAACTATAGCATTTCTAAATATTTATTATTGATTTCATGGCTACCATCACTCATAATAATTTAACCATATTAATATTATTATAAAAAATTATTTAACCCACCTTAAATTTCAAGATATCTTATAACCATATTTGGTTATATTTTTAGTTTTTTCTGCATTTTTCTTTATTTTCTCTCAATTTTTTAATTTTAATTTCGATTATTATAAATATATAGATTCTACATAATATAATTCATTTTACATCGTGTTATTTGGTTTGCAATAGCTGGTAGTTTAAACTAAATTTCTATGAATTAAAATCAAGGAGTATGTAGACTTTTAATTACAACTTTTCTCAAATATAAACTATTTATATTGAACTTTTAATGGAGGTGGGAAAATAAAAAACTTTCGCATAAAAAAATAAAGAGGGGTTGATTTAATGATTTGGTTTAAAAATTTAAAAATATCGCATAAACTTATTTCTACTTTTATTTTTATTTCAATTTTGGTATGTATTGTTGGTTTTATTGGATTATATAATATGAATATAATTAATAACAATGCAACTTCCATGCATGATTATAACTTGGCCTCAATAAATAACTTAACTACTTTAAAGCAAAATATTTCTGATATACGTTCAGATTTGCTAAAACTTGCTTATCAAAGAAATGTCAGCGAAAAAGATACAGTAAAAAAAGACATTAAAGACTTAATTGACGAGAATAATGACCTTATAAAAATATATGAAAGCACTTTAATCTCTGAATCTGAGAAACCTGCATTCTCAAACCTTAAAGAAAACTTTAATAAATATGTTGATTTATCTAACTCAATAATAAAATACGTAGATGAGAATAATTTTAGTGAAGCTGATGAAAATTATTCTAAAGTTACCGAAACCAGAAAAAATATATATTTGAGCATGGATGAATTAATAAAAAATAATGTTAACCAAGCCGATGCTTCTTATTCTGAAAATAACTCAACTTTTAAAAGATCTTTATACATAACAATCTCAATAATACTTATTAGTTTACTACTAGCTGTTATTTTAGGTTTATCAATTTCATTTATGATTTCAAAACAAGTAAAAAGAGTTTTAATCTTTGCTGAAGCTATTGGTAGTGGTGATTTAACTAAAACTATAACTGTTGACTCTAAAGACGAAATAGGTAATCTTTCAATGGCATTAAACAATGCAAAAGAAAATATACAGAATTTAATTGTTGAAATAATGAACAGCTCAAGTGATATAAGCGCCACAAGCGAAGAACTTTCTGCTACTACTGAAGAAATTGCTTCTAAAATGGAAATTGTGAATGAATCCACAGAGCATATATCTAAAGGTGTTCAAGATTTAAGTGCTACTACAGAAGAAGTAACTGCATCAACAGAAGAAATAAGTAGCGCCATAAATTCCATTGCTAAAGATGCAGAAAATTCATTAGCATCAGTAAATGAAATAAAAGAACGTGCTTATAATATTAGAAATAAATCTTCAAAAAGTATTGAAGAAAGTAATTTAATTTATGATAAAAATCGTTTAAACATTTTAGAATCAATTGAAAATTCTAAAATAGTGTCAGAAGTTAGAATAATGGCAAATTCTATTGGAAGTATAGCAGAGCAGACAAATTTATTGGCTCTAAATGCTGCTATTGAAGCCGCTAGAGCTGGTGAACATGGAAAAGGTTTTGCAGTAGTTGCTGACGAAGTTAGAAAACTTGCTGAACAATCTTCCAATGCAGTTTATAATATTCAAACCATGGTATCACAAGTTGAAGCTTCTGTGGAAAGTCTATCAAAAAGTGGACAAGATGTTCTTGAATTTATGGCTGACAATGTTAAACCTAATTATGAACTCCTTATGAATACAGGAATTGAATATGAAAAGGATTCTGAATTTATAAGTAATATTATAGATAAATCTGCCACTTCTTCAAAACAAATGGATGAAGTTATAATGCAGATAAGCGGTGCAATACAAAATGTATCTTCAGTAGCTCAAGAATCTGCCTCAAATACAGAAGAAATATTAAATAGCATTACTGAAGTTACCTTTGCTCTTTCGGATGTTACAAAATCTGCTCAAAGCCAAGCTGAACTTTCACAAAAACTTAATGAAATGATTCAAAGATTTAAGATATAATACAAAATTAAAATAATTTATGAAAATTTAAAATTATCTTTGCAAATCTCATATAAAATGTAAAATAAATTTAGACCTTATTTCATATACTCACTCAAGATAGCTAAATCATGCTTACTTCATAATAGGCCTAAGCCCTTAAATTTTCACAATGTTTAAAATATTTAAATAAGCTTATTTTATCCCTTAAGATTTTATGATATATTTTGGCACTAAAAAATACTTAGAGTTCGTATTTCTCTAAGTATTTTCTGTTTGCATAATTAATCTAACTAACTTCATACTTTATCTTCTTAAGTTATACCCTTACACGTCTTAAAAGTCATCCATTATTTATATTAAAGAGATTTCACATAAATGTTTTTTGAAAGCTCATTTAATTTTTTCATATCTAGTATATTTATCTTCTTATTTTCACACTTTATGATTCCCTGTGATTCCAATTCTTTAAACGTTCTATTTAAATGCCTGTAAGTCGTTCCTAAAAATTCAGCAATCTCTAAATAAGATGAATTTAAAATTATGTAACTTTCATCTATTATATGTTCCATCAAATAACTAGATAACCTATTAATAAGTGGATACACAAAATTATATGAGCTATTATTAATAGTTACATAAAGTTTTTCACTTAAAGACTCTACTAAATGATGTAAAAACTTTGTATTATCGAAATAGTTTTCTCTTAATATATCTGATGGAATTCCTATTAAATAAGTATCTTCTACTGCAATAATATTGCAAAGTATAGGAATGTTTTTTAAAAGTTCTAAATCTCCTACAGTATTAAAATCTCTATAAAATTTTAATAGCATTGATTTACCATTTTCAAAAGGATAAAACACTTTAATTTTCCCATCTACAATTAGATAATAATATTCAAGTTTTTCTTCTGACTTCATTATATATTCTTCTTTTTCATAGAAATGAAGCTGAAAATGTTTTAGTATCGTGTCATCAAATATGCTTTGTATGTTATGCTTTTTAATATAATAATTTAAAAGTTTATTATCTAAAATTTTTTTCATAGACTCTCCTAACATGACTTATGTCATTTTCAAATTCCTATAAATATATTATTTTATTAACAGGACATTGTAAATAAAATTAAATTTTGATTTTTACAAATTTATATACAACTATACGGAGGACATATTATGAACTATGAAGTTATACTATTTGATGCAGACGATACCTTATTTGATTTCAAAAAATCTGAAAGAGAGGCTTTCAAAAACACTATACTCGAATTTAATATCAATTACGATGAAAATTACCACTTAAAAATATATCACGATATAAATACTGCTATATGGAAAGAGTTTGAACAAGGCTTAATTACTCAGGAAAAACTCAAGGTAGAAAGATTTAAAAGACTTGCGGATAAACTTAAAATTTCTTTTGATGAGATTGAATTTGCTAAATCATATATGAAAAACTTGTCTAACTGCTCCTTTTTATTTGATGGCAGCCTAGAGCTTGTAGAGCATTTGATTAAAAACTATAAACTCTCAATAATTACTAATGGTCTCACAGCTGTACAAGAAAATAGAATTAGAAAATCAACTATATCAAAATATTTTGAAGATGTAGTGATATCTGAGGAAATCTCCATCTCAAAACCTAATCCAGAAATATTTGGACATGCTTTAAAAAACATACGCCACACTAATAAAAACACAGTACTTATGGTTGGAGATAGTTTAACTTCCGATATACAGGGTGGAATCAATTTCGGTATAGATACCTGTTGGTACAATCCAAATAAACTTGAGAATAATTCAAATATATCACCTAAGTATGAAATTTCTACCTTTGAAGAGCTTAATCATTTACTCCTTAATTCTTAGAATTTACTAGTATATTTTTAGGACATGCTTAATCTTTATGCACATGTAATATTTAGGATTAGGTCACTACGACCTAATCCTAAATATTATAATTCATTCTTTATAAATAAATCTAAAGCAAAATGACACCAAACTTTCATTATACGAAATTCTGTAATTTTCTTTAAAATAAAGAAGACTAACAGAATAATTCAACTTCAATCTGTTAGTCTTCCAGATCTAAAATATTATATTAAATATTGTTATTTTCCTTAATTCTTACTTGTTGCATTGTTTTCAGATGATTGATTTACTTGATTATTTGCTGTGTTTTGACTATCTGAAATATTTTTATTGTCTGCACCAACAATATTTATATTTTGACCAGTAGTTAAGTATTTTGAGAATATAAATGTTAAAGTAGTAAAATCATATTTTTTATCTCCAATAATAATTGAATCTTGCACTAATTTTCCACTTCCATCAAAGTAATACCACATTCCGTTATTCTTCAACCAGGAATTTGATGCCATAACTCCATTTGTCCAAAAATAATACCAATTTCCATTATACTCCATCCATTGGTTTGTTATTGAACCATCTTCCTTAAAATAATACCAGTCTCCATTGATTTGTTTCCATCCTTTAGCTTTTACACCATTCTCTACCCAATAAGAATGTTTATATTTATCTTGCTTCCAAGTCGCAGAAGCTGATACTGGAATAATCCCTATCACTGATATGGCCAGTAATGATGATATTATTAACCTTTTTACCATTTTATCGTCCCCTATCCATTCAATTAATAATATTATTATATCATATTAATATTACATTTTATTCTAATTTTTTGCAATTATAATCAATTCTTAATTTAGTGTTTTATAACTTCCATATTAAAAATATAACTGCATAAAAATCCACTTACTATGTATATAAAAAATTTTTTTCTACTATTGACGGCTTATACCATGTCGTAGTAAAATTAAGGCGGAAAACAAAAGCTAAATAAAAACTTTGTTAGGTGAGGCTCCTATATAGATACATGCTGCTGCCCGGAAACGTCGAAAGACGCCAATGGGTCAACAGGTATTACCGGATTAAGGTTCTACTTAATGTAGCCGAAAACCATATGGTTTTCTATGCTCTATAGTGCTAAAACTCAACGAGTGAAGGTGTTAATACAACAAATGTACTTTGTGCTACTGCATTCCGTATATTTGTATAATGTTGTGTTTGATTATTGTGCCCTTCACTTATGGTGAAGGGCTTTTATTATTTTTTAAAGGAGGTGTATCCAGTGGATGACCATGATACGGAAAGTTGTAATATACATTTTTATTTAAATTCAAGCAATAATATTTTTAGGGCATTAATTGGATACACTCTTTATGCCCTGAATTGAAAGGGTGAAAAACATGGAAAAAATAACAAATTTCTTTGTAAGTAAAATTATTCATAAAGAAATTCATAATATTTCTGGCCAAATAATTGGTAAACTAAATGACCTTATTCTTGATTTTAGTCAAGAAAAACCAACTGTAGTATATATACAAATTACAAATTGGAAAAAATCTTTTTATCTATCTGCTGATGCGCTAGATATATTCAAAGATGAAAAAGAAAAGTATCATATTAAAATTAATAGCGAGAGCCTTACAATAAAGTTTCCTGGTGAAGATGATATTTTTTTAGTAAGAGATTTCTTAGATAAACAAATAGTAGACATAAACGGCAAAAAAGTAGAACGTGTAAATGATGTACGACTTGGAAATATAAATTCCAAATGGCAGCTTGTTGCCGTTGATATAGGAACTAGAGGATTACTCAGGCGTCTTGGTGTAGAATATCCTTTTATAATATTTACAGAAGCTTTAAAGTATAGATTAAGAAACAAGTTAATTATATGGGATGATGTGCAAACTTTGTCTACTGGGGTTAACAATCTACAACTTCAAATGCCAGCAAGCAAAATTGAAACTCTACACGCAGCAGATTTAGCAGATATAATCGAAGATCTTGATACCAAAAGCAGAGATATATTGTTTCACAGCTTAAACAATCAAAAAGCTGCTGAAGTTCTCGAGGAAATCGAAACTGATGTTCAAGTAAATTTATTAAAATCTATGTCTGATGAAAAAGCTTCTGATATACTTGAGATTATGCCTTCTGATGAAATAGCTGATATTTTAGAAGAGATGGATGAAGATAGAGTTGAAAAACTATTAACACACATGGACGAAGAAAGTCAGGATGAAATTAGAGAGCTTATGGAATACGAAAAAGAAACTGTAGGAAGTATTATGTCAAAAGATTTTCTAACCTTCTTACCTGATGTAACTGTAAGTGATGTATTTAAGTGGATTCAAGGAAATGCGCCTGATGAAGATGAAAGTTATTATATATATATAACAAATGATAAAGATAATCTTATTGGGGTTACTTCTTTATTCTCACTTATTACTTCAAAACCAGATACAAAACTTTATAATATAATGACAACTAGACCTGAAAGTTTAAGGGATACGGATGAAATAGAAGATGCTATAGGCTTAATGCATAAGTATAATCTTGTTTCAATTCCTGTTATTGACGAAGATAATAATTTAGTTGGTGTAGTATCATTAAATGACAGTATCCATGAACATTCACGCTTAAGGAGGGTTGCACTATGAAGAAAGTATTATCTGGTAGATTTAAAAAGCTACTTTTCATTATGACTATTATTGGCCCAGGATTAATTACTGTTAACGCAGGAAATGATGCTGGTGGGATTACAACTTATGCATCCGTTGGTGCGTCTTATGGATATAAAATGCTATGGGGATTACTTTTAATCACTTTCAGTCTTGCAGTTATACAGGAGATGAATGCAAGAATGGCGGTGGTAACTGGTAAAGGTTTGTCTGATTTAATTAGAGAAAAATTCGGAGTTAAGCTTACTTTCTTTGCAATGACCATTTTACTAGTTGCCAATATGGGTGTTGTTTTTGGTGATTTTGCAGGAATTGCAGCAAGCTTAGAATTATTTGATGTAAGCAAATATATATCTATCCCTATTGTTTCTGTAGTAATCTGGTTACTTGTTACCAAAGGTTCATATAAAAAAGTAGAAAATATCTTCCTATTGTTTACTCTTGTATTTTTTACTTATATTATATCAGCTTTTTTAACTAAACCTGATTGGGGACACGTAATGAAATCAATGATGACGCCTACCATTGAATTAAATACAGGTTTTCTTCTTACCTTTATAGGAATGATTGGTACAACAATTACACCTTATATGCAGTTTTACCTCCAATCATCAATAGTAGATAAAAAAATCAGTATATCTGAGTATAAATACGAAAAACTTGATGTTTATTTAGGCGCTTTCTGGGGGAATGCAGTAGCATTTTTCATAATTGTATGTACAGCCGTAACACTTTATAAAGCTGGAATAACAATAACTAGTGCAGAAGAGGCTGCAATTTCTTTAAAACCACTTGCTGGTGAAGCTGCATTTATACTTTTTGGTGCTGGACTTTTTGGTGCTTCAGTTCTTGCTACTGCTGTCATCCCACTTTCTACGTCCTATGCGATATGTGAAGCTTTTGGCTGGGAAAGTGGTGTGGATAATGATTACAAGGACGCTCCAGCTTTCTTTG encodes the following:
- a CDS encoding Crp/Fnr family transcriptional regulator, with the translated sequence MKKILDNKLLNYYIKKHNIQSIFDDTILKHFQLHFYEKEEYIMKSEEKLEYYYLIVDGKIKVFYPFENGKSMLLKFYRDFNTVGDLELLKNIPILCNIIAVEDTYLIGIPSDILRENYFDNTKFLHHLVESLSEKLYVTINNSSYNFVYPLINRLSSYLMEHIIDESYIILNSSYLEIAEFLGTTYRHLNRTFKELESQGIIKCENKKINILDMKKLNELSKNIYVKSL
- a CDS encoding YjjG family noncanonical pyrimidine nucleotidase → MNYEVILFDADDTLFDFKKSEREAFKNTILEFNINYDENYHLKIYHDINTAIWKEFEQGLITQEKLKVERFKRLADKLKISFDEIEFAKSYMKNLSNCSFLFDGSLELVEHLIKNYKLSIITNGLTAVQENRIRKSTISKYFEDVVISEEISISKPNPEIFGHALKNIRHTNKNTVLMVGDSLTSDIQGGINFGIDTCWYNPNKLENNSNISPKYEISTFEELNHLLLNS
- a CDS encoding cell wall-binding protein; this encodes MVKRLIISSLLAISVIGIIPVSASATWKQDKYKHSYWVENGVKAKGWKQINGDWYYFKEDGSITNQWMEYNGNWYYFWTNGVMASNSWLKNNGMWYYFDGSGKLVQDSIIIGDKKYDFTTLTFIFSKYLTTGQNINIVGADNKNISDSQNTANNQVNQSSENNATSKN
- a CDS encoding magnesium transporter; this encodes MEKITNFFVSKIIHKEIHNISGQIIGKLNDLILDFSQEKPTVVYIQITNWKKSFYLSADALDIFKDEKEKYHIKINSESLTIKFPGEDDIFLVRDFLDKQIVDINGKKVERVNDVRLGNINSKWQLVAVDIGTRGLLRRLGVEYPFIIFTEALKYRLRNKLIIWDDVQTLSTGVNNLQLQMPASKIETLHAADLADIIEDLDTKSRDILFHSLNNQKAAEVLEEIETDVQVNLLKSMSDEKASDILEIMPSDEIADILEEMDEDRVEKLLTHMDEESQDEIRELMEYEKETVGSIMSKDFLTFLPDVTVSDVFKWIQGNAPDEDESYYIYITNDKDNLIGVTSLFSLITSKPDTKLYNIMTTRPESLRDTDEIEDAIGLMHKYNLVSIPVIDEDNNLVGVVSLNDSIHEHSRLRRVAL
- a CDS encoding Nramp family divalent metal transporter, with amino-acid sequence MKKVLSGRFKKLLFIMTIIGPGLITVNAGNDAGGITTYASVGASYGYKMLWGLLLITFSLAVIQEMNARMAVVTGKGLSDLIREKFGVKLTFFAMTILLVANMGVVFGDFAGIAASLELFDVSKYISIPIVSVVIWLLVTKGSYKKVENIFLLFTLVFFTYIISAFLTKPDWGHVMKSMMTPTIELNTGFLLTFIGMIGTTITPYMQFYLQSSIVDKKISISEYKYEKLDVYLGAFWGNAVAFFIIVCTAVTLYKAGITITSAEEAAISLKPLAGEAAFILFGAGLFGASVLATAVIPLSTSYAICEAFGWESGVDNDYKDAPAFFGIYTGIIVLGALFILLPGISLIQIILVSQQIAGLLSPIILTFMIILINDKRIMGEYVNNKTQNIVSWATVIFIIILSIILFVSPLIS